One genomic window of Carassius gibelio isolate Cgi1373 ecotype wild population from Czech Republic chromosome A10, carGib1.2-hapl.c, whole genome shotgun sequence includes the following:
- the LOC128021023 gene encoding SET and MYND domain-containing protein 4 isoform X2 — MDLPCPEWVLYVEQKWTELKTEGTERFCRLTDIDAIFNYGLSLIRPEDLNAFSRLSEKYSVQKSPERAPEFRQQGNLSFKVKDYTSAALYYSKGVCHAEMNTEEISLCYANRSAALFYHGLYRECLEDIRRALEAGYPSHLQDKLRARQTACLSQLKKPEKSNQTTTNNQTPPCQKIRNTRSCISPGVTVYFSPEKGRHILATENKTAGEVILEDEAFCCVLIPGKTFNTENRHCHHCLSQSLSFVPCPNCSYVRYCGESCQKDAWQSWHQWECHIGADLLAIGVLGHLALRVALKAGQNEVKRVKKSTSEEDHVTCSSYKSDLPFKLSLGDPCGGISDCYHGNTYMSIYSLLPHVAQHSPSSRFLLAITMAMLYRRLQGGPPPDMWASCENKGVSGTWEPEMSVLGATALRHMMQLRCNAQAVTAVMVKEESSMAVQSSSEIRIATAIFPVLSLLNHSCSPNTNISFTTGFQTDPLNQFVCSEDNDDHPKNSHSCVKATIRASKDLTPGQEILHCYGPHCSRMEVKERRRLLLEQYYFHCNCQACQRDLLEGSQKATENAAPGLKCVKCGKPLQSHMDGYKCSWPSCGHQITSADVQNTLKALQSLLDKAFHLMEQHRLDEALKILKSASSQANSMLTEIHPLQGELADVTARVYATTGEWSLASSSLKRSIVAIQVQFGEDSIELGRQLFKLAQLHFNGGDCGAALSVIPRAHKLLSLHCGPHCEELQELCEMERCLQGLL, encoded by the exons ATGGATCTGCCCTGTCCAGAGTGGGTTCTGTATGTCGAGCAGAAATGGACGGAACTGAAAACCGAAGGAACTGAGCGCTTTTGCCGTCTGACAGATATAGATGCCATATTCAACTACGGGCTGTCATTAATACG CCCAGAAGATCTCAATGCCTTTTCTAGACTCTCAGAGAAGTACTCCGTACAAAAATCTCCCGAGAGGGCACCTGAATTTAGACAGCAGGGAAACCTAAGCTTCAAAGTGAAGGATTATACATCCGCAGCATTGTATTATTCCAAG GGTGTTTGCCATGCTGAAATGAATACAGAAGAGATATCACTGTGCTATGCTAACCGTTCTGCTGCCCTCTTTTACCATGGACTCTACAGA GAATGTCTTGAAGACATCCGGCGCGCTTTGGAGGCTGGTTACCCAAGCCATCTGCAGGACAAGCTGAGAGCTAGACAGACCGCATGCCTGAGCCAgcttaaaaaacctgaaaaatccAACCAGACAACCACAAATAATCAAACACCACCATGCCAGAAAATCAGAAACACTAGGAGTTGTATTTCACCTGGTGTGACTGTATACTTTAGCCCTGAGAAAGGTCGTCACATATTAGCCACGGAAAATAAGACCGCTGGTGAGGTCATTCTGGAGGACGAGGCTTTCTGTTGTGTACTTATACCAGGAAAGACATTTAATACTGAAAACCGACACTGTCACCACTGCCTGAGCCAATCACTGAGCTTTGTGCCATGTCCAAACTGCAGTTACGTTCGGTACTGTGGAGAGAGCTGTCAAAAAGACGCTTGGCAGAGCTGGCACCAATGGGAGTGCCATATTGGAGCAGATCTGTTGGCCATTGGGGTTTTGGGACATCTTGCACTAAGAGTGGCGCTGAAAGCTGGACAAAACGAGGTCAAAAGGGTGAAAAAAAGCACTTCAGAAGAAGACCATGTGACATGTAGCTCTTATAAAAGTGATTTGCCATTCAAGTTGAGTCTTGGAGATCCCTGTGGAGGAATTTCAGACTGTTATCACGGCAACACGTACATGAGCATCTATAGCCTTTTACCACATGTGGCACAACACTCCCCCAGCTCACGCTTCTTATTAGCGATTACCATGGCAATGCTTTATAGGAGACTGCAAGGTGGACCCCCACCGGACATGTGGGCATCTTGCGAGAACAAAGGAGTTAGTGGAACCTGGGAGCCTGAGATGAGTGTGTTGGGAGCCACAGCTCTGAGACACATGATGCAGCTTAGGTGTAACGCTCAAGCAGTCACTGCTGTGATGGTCAAAG AAGAAAGTAGCATGGCTGTTCAGTCGAGTAGTGAAATCCGCATTGCCACAGCAATTTTTCCTGTTCTCAGCCTGCTTAACCACTCCTGCAGTCCAAACACAAACATCTCTTTCACCACAGGCTTTCAGACTGACCCACTCAATCAGTTCGTTTGTTCTGAAGATAACGATGACCATCCCAAGAACTCTCACAGTTGTGTGAAAGCCACTATACGTGCTTCAAAAGATCTTACTCCAGGCCAGGAGATTCTGCACTGTTATG GTCCTCACTGTAGCAGAATGGAGGTGAAGGAACGTCGGCGCCTCCTGCTGGAGCAGTACTATTTCCACTGTAACTGTCAAGCCTGTCAAAGAGACCTATTAGAAGGAAGCCAGAAAGCGACAGAAAACGCAGCCCCAGGGCTGAAGTGTGTAAAATGCGGAAAGCCTCTTCAG TCCCATATGGATGGGTACAAGTGCTCTTGGCCGTCCTGTGGTCATCAGATCACTAGTGCTGATGTGCAGAACACACTAAAGGCTTTACAGAGTCTATTGGATAAGGCATTTCATCTCATGGAGCAGCACAGATTAG ACGAGGCCCTAAAAATCCTAAAATCAGCTTCTTCTCAGGCAAACAGCATGCTAACAGAGATTCACCCTCTCCAAGGAGAGCTAGCAGATGTAACAGCTCGTGTGTACGCCACCACCG GTGAATGGAGTCTGGCTTCATCTAGTCTTAAGCGTAGCATTGTTGCCATTCAGGTCCAGTTCGGAGAGGACAGCATTGAGCTGGGACGACAGCTTTTTAAACTAGCACAGCTACATTTCAACGG CGGAGACTGTGGTGCGGCTCTCTCTGTGATTCCCAGGGCCCATAAGCTCCTCTCTCTCCACTGTGGCCCTCACTGTGAAGAACTACAGGAACTGTGTGAAATGGAACGGTGTCTGCAAGGACTTCTGTGA
- the LOC128021023 gene encoding SET and MYND domain-containing protein 4 isoform X1 — protein sequence MDLPCPEWVLYVEQKWTELKTEGTERFCRLTDIDAIFNYGLSLIRPEDLNAFSRLSEKYSVQKSPERAPEFRQQGNLSFKVKDYTSAALYYSKGVCHAEMNTEEISLCYANRSAALFYHGLYRECLEDIRRALEAGYPSHLQDKLRARQTACLSQLKKPEKSNQTTTNNQTPPCQKIRNTRSCISPGVTVYFSPEKGRHILATENKTAGEVILEDEAFCCVLIPGKTFNTENRHCHHCLSQSLSFVPCPNCSYVRYCGESCQKDAWQSWHQWECHIGADLLAIGVLGHLALRVALKAGQNEVKRVKKSTSEEDHVTCSSYKSDLPFKLSLGDPCGGISDCYHGNTYMSIYSLLPHVAQHSPSSRFLLAITMAMLYRRLQGGPPPDMWASCENKGVSGTWEPEMSVLGATALRHMMQLRCNAQAVTAVMVKEESSMAVQSSSEIRIATAIFPVLSLLNHSCSPNTNISFTTGFQTDPLNQFVCSEDNDDHPKNSHSCVKATIRASKDLTPGQEILHCYGPHCSRMEVKERRRLLLEQYYFHCNCQACQRDLLEGSQKATENAAPGLKCVKCGKPLQSHMDGYKCSWPSCGHQITSADVQNTLKALQSLLDKAFHLMEQHRLDEALKILKSASSQANSMLTEIHPLQGELADVTARVYATTGEWSLASSSLKRSIVAIQVQFGEDSIELGRQLFKLAQLHFNGVTFSFDSGDCGAALSVIPRAHKLLSLHCGPHCEELQELCEMERCLQGLL from the exons ATGGATCTGCCCTGTCCAGAGTGGGTTCTGTATGTCGAGCAGAAATGGACGGAACTGAAAACCGAAGGAACTGAGCGCTTTTGCCGTCTGACAGATATAGATGCCATATTCAACTACGGGCTGTCATTAATACG CCCAGAAGATCTCAATGCCTTTTCTAGACTCTCAGAGAAGTACTCCGTACAAAAATCTCCCGAGAGGGCACCTGAATTTAGACAGCAGGGAAACCTAAGCTTCAAAGTGAAGGATTATACATCCGCAGCATTGTATTATTCCAAG GGTGTTTGCCATGCTGAAATGAATACAGAAGAGATATCACTGTGCTATGCTAACCGTTCTGCTGCCCTCTTTTACCATGGACTCTACAGA GAATGTCTTGAAGACATCCGGCGCGCTTTGGAGGCTGGTTACCCAAGCCATCTGCAGGACAAGCTGAGAGCTAGACAGACCGCATGCCTGAGCCAgcttaaaaaacctgaaaaatccAACCAGACAACCACAAATAATCAAACACCACCATGCCAGAAAATCAGAAACACTAGGAGTTGTATTTCACCTGGTGTGACTGTATACTTTAGCCCTGAGAAAGGTCGTCACATATTAGCCACGGAAAATAAGACCGCTGGTGAGGTCATTCTGGAGGACGAGGCTTTCTGTTGTGTACTTATACCAGGAAAGACATTTAATACTGAAAACCGACACTGTCACCACTGCCTGAGCCAATCACTGAGCTTTGTGCCATGTCCAAACTGCAGTTACGTTCGGTACTGTGGAGAGAGCTGTCAAAAAGACGCTTGGCAGAGCTGGCACCAATGGGAGTGCCATATTGGAGCAGATCTGTTGGCCATTGGGGTTTTGGGACATCTTGCACTAAGAGTGGCGCTGAAAGCTGGACAAAACGAGGTCAAAAGGGTGAAAAAAAGCACTTCAGAAGAAGACCATGTGACATGTAGCTCTTATAAAAGTGATTTGCCATTCAAGTTGAGTCTTGGAGATCCCTGTGGAGGAATTTCAGACTGTTATCACGGCAACACGTACATGAGCATCTATAGCCTTTTACCACATGTGGCACAACACTCCCCCAGCTCACGCTTCTTATTAGCGATTACCATGGCAATGCTTTATAGGAGACTGCAAGGTGGACCCCCACCGGACATGTGGGCATCTTGCGAGAACAAAGGAGTTAGTGGAACCTGGGAGCCTGAGATGAGTGTGTTGGGAGCCACAGCTCTGAGACACATGATGCAGCTTAGGTGTAACGCTCAAGCAGTCACTGCTGTGATGGTCAAAG AAGAAAGTAGCATGGCTGTTCAGTCGAGTAGTGAAATCCGCATTGCCACAGCAATTTTTCCTGTTCTCAGCCTGCTTAACCACTCCTGCAGTCCAAACACAAACATCTCTTTCACCACAGGCTTTCAGACTGACCCACTCAATCAGTTCGTTTGTTCTGAAGATAACGATGACCATCCCAAGAACTCTCACAGTTGTGTGAAAGCCACTATACGTGCTTCAAAAGATCTTACTCCAGGCCAGGAGATTCTGCACTGTTATG GTCCTCACTGTAGCAGAATGGAGGTGAAGGAACGTCGGCGCCTCCTGCTGGAGCAGTACTATTTCCACTGTAACTGTCAAGCCTGTCAAAGAGACCTATTAGAAGGAAGCCAGAAAGCGACAGAAAACGCAGCCCCAGGGCTGAAGTGTGTAAAATGCGGAAAGCCTCTTCAG TCCCATATGGATGGGTACAAGTGCTCTTGGCCGTCCTGTGGTCATCAGATCACTAGTGCTGATGTGCAGAACACACTAAAGGCTTTACAGAGTCTATTGGATAAGGCATTTCATCTCATGGAGCAGCACAGATTAG ACGAGGCCCTAAAAATCCTAAAATCAGCTTCTTCTCAGGCAAACAGCATGCTAACAGAGATTCACCCTCTCCAAGGAGAGCTAGCAGATGTAACAGCTCGTGTGTACGCCACCACCG GTGAATGGAGTCTGGCTTCATCTAGTCTTAAGCGTAGCATTGTTGCCATTCAGGTCCAGTTCGGAGAGGACAGCATTGAGCTGGGACGACAGCTTTTTAAACTAGCACAGCTACATTTCAACGG CGTCACTTTTTCCTTTGACAGCGGAGACTGTGGTGCGGCTCTCTCTGTGATTCCCAGGGCCCATAAGCTCCTCTCTCTCCACTGTGGCCCTCACTGTGAAGAACTACAGGAACTGTGTGAAATGGAACGGTGTCTGCAAGGACTTCTGTGA
- the LOC128021023 gene encoding SET and MYND domain-containing protein 4 isoform X3 yields MDLPCPEWVLYVEQKWTELKTEGTERFCRLTDIDAIFNYGLSLIRPEDLNAFSRLSEKYSVQKSPERAPEFRQQGNLSFKVKDYTSAALYYSKGVCHAEMNTEEISLCYANRSAALFYHGLYRECLEDIRRALEAGYPSHLQDKLRARQTACLSQLKKPEKSNQTTTNNQTPPCQKIRNTRSCISPGVTVYFSPEKGRHILATENKTAGEVILEDEAFCCVLIPGKTFNTENRHCHHCLSQSLSFVPCPNCSYVRYCGESCQKDAWQSWHQWECHIGADLLAIGVLGHLALRVALKAGQNEVKRVKKSTSEEDHVTCSSYKSDLPFKLSLGDPCGGISDCYHGNTYMSIYSLLPHVAQHSPSSRFLLAITMAMLYRRLQGGPPPDMWASCENKGVSGTWEPEMSVLGATALRHMMQLRCNAQAVTAVMVKGFQTDPLNQFVCSEDNDDHPKNSHSCVKATIRASKDLTPGQEILHCYGPHCSRMEVKERRRLLLEQYYFHCNCQACQRDLLEGSQKATENAAPGLKCVKCGKPLQSHMDGYKCSWPSCGHQITSADVQNTLKALQSLLDKAFHLMEQHRLDEALKILKSASSQANSMLTEIHPLQGELADVTARVYATTGEWSLASSSLKRSIVAIQVQFGEDSIELGRQLFKLAQLHFNGVTFSFDSGDCGAALSVIPRAHKLLSLHCGPHCEELQELCEMERCLQGLL; encoded by the exons ATGGATCTGCCCTGTCCAGAGTGGGTTCTGTATGTCGAGCAGAAATGGACGGAACTGAAAACCGAAGGAACTGAGCGCTTTTGCCGTCTGACAGATATAGATGCCATATTCAACTACGGGCTGTCATTAATACG CCCAGAAGATCTCAATGCCTTTTCTAGACTCTCAGAGAAGTACTCCGTACAAAAATCTCCCGAGAGGGCACCTGAATTTAGACAGCAGGGAAACCTAAGCTTCAAAGTGAAGGATTATACATCCGCAGCATTGTATTATTCCAAG GGTGTTTGCCATGCTGAAATGAATACAGAAGAGATATCACTGTGCTATGCTAACCGTTCTGCTGCCCTCTTTTACCATGGACTCTACAGA GAATGTCTTGAAGACATCCGGCGCGCTTTGGAGGCTGGTTACCCAAGCCATCTGCAGGACAAGCTGAGAGCTAGACAGACCGCATGCCTGAGCCAgcttaaaaaacctgaaaaatccAACCAGACAACCACAAATAATCAAACACCACCATGCCAGAAAATCAGAAACACTAGGAGTTGTATTTCACCTGGTGTGACTGTATACTTTAGCCCTGAGAAAGGTCGTCACATATTAGCCACGGAAAATAAGACCGCTGGTGAGGTCATTCTGGAGGACGAGGCTTTCTGTTGTGTACTTATACCAGGAAAGACATTTAATACTGAAAACCGACACTGTCACCACTGCCTGAGCCAATCACTGAGCTTTGTGCCATGTCCAAACTGCAGTTACGTTCGGTACTGTGGAGAGAGCTGTCAAAAAGACGCTTGGCAGAGCTGGCACCAATGGGAGTGCCATATTGGAGCAGATCTGTTGGCCATTGGGGTTTTGGGACATCTTGCACTAAGAGTGGCGCTGAAAGCTGGACAAAACGAGGTCAAAAGGGTGAAAAAAAGCACTTCAGAAGAAGACCATGTGACATGTAGCTCTTATAAAAGTGATTTGCCATTCAAGTTGAGTCTTGGAGATCCCTGTGGAGGAATTTCAGACTGTTATCACGGCAACACGTACATGAGCATCTATAGCCTTTTACCACATGTGGCACAACACTCCCCCAGCTCACGCTTCTTATTAGCGATTACCATGGCAATGCTTTATAGGAGACTGCAAGGTGGACCCCCACCGGACATGTGGGCATCTTGCGAGAACAAAGGAGTTAGTGGAACCTGGGAGCCTGAGATGAGTGTGTTGGGAGCCACAGCTCTGAGACACATGATGCAGCTTAGGTGTAACGCTCAAGCAGTCACTGCTGTGATGGTCAAAG GCTTTCAGACTGACCCACTCAATCAGTTCGTTTGTTCTGAAGATAACGATGACCATCCCAAGAACTCTCACAGTTGTGTGAAAGCCACTATACGTGCTTCAAAAGATCTTACTCCAGGCCAGGAGATTCTGCACTGTTATG GTCCTCACTGTAGCAGAATGGAGGTGAAGGAACGTCGGCGCCTCCTGCTGGAGCAGTACTATTTCCACTGTAACTGTCAAGCCTGTCAAAGAGACCTATTAGAAGGAAGCCAGAAAGCGACAGAAAACGCAGCCCCAGGGCTGAAGTGTGTAAAATGCGGAAAGCCTCTTCAG TCCCATATGGATGGGTACAAGTGCTCTTGGCCGTCCTGTGGTCATCAGATCACTAGTGCTGATGTGCAGAACACACTAAAGGCTTTACAGAGTCTATTGGATAAGGCATTTCATCTCATGGAGCAGCACAGATTAG ACGAGGCCCTAAAAATCCTAAAATCAGCTTCTTCTCAGGCAAACAGCATGCTAACAGAGATTCACCCTCTCCAAGGAGAGCTAGCAGATGTAACAGCTCGTGTGTACGCCACCACCG GTGAATGGAGTCTGGCTTCATCTAGTCTTAAGCGTAGCATTGTTGCCATTCAGGTCCAGTTCGGAGAGGACAGCATTGAGCTGGGACGACAGCTTTTTAAACTAGCACAGCTACATTTCAACGG CGTCACTTTTTCCTTTGACAGCGGAGACTGTGGTGCGGCTCTCTCTGTGATTCCCAGGGCCCATAAGCTCCTCTCTCTCCACTGTGGCCCTCACTGTGAAGAACTACAGGAACTGTGTGAAATGGAACGGTGTCTGCAAGGACTTCTGTGA